From the Lactuca sativa cultivar Salinas chromosome 9, Lsat_Salinas_v11, whole genome shotgun sequence genome, the window attcataatttaatcatattttcatgaaaatctttatttaaataataaaatctagtgggtgaataattaaggtggagtgttgactttgctttacctcatgacacaagcaaccaccccctcacccactctatgaccagccacacctccccaccttacctaggtcacttcaATTTCCTTTCCACTCAATTATCATCTTTCcccacgttcttagagctggaacaacccatcctctctcctcacttctctcatttcaCCAAGGATCCAactccacttttctctcaaactttctctatcaaattcgagattcaaggctgattatcaagctttctcacactcttggtaagtataattcatcctctccATGATTATTACACTTTCCTCATTCTCAAATCaatgattccttacacaaacatcatcacattcttgttagatcttcgaatcttcaagtgttcttgagttggacacttctcttcttcaacactcatctactgaaactactcaaggtgagttcatacccctacattttcatgttttatcaagttttaggggggggggggggggaatacaagttaaaacaccaagaacataactaaacttttctaacagctttcatcagaaaagttggactccattcacggactgttttggataacttaaacattttagttttcaaaaatgttttaggtgcatgtagttccacttcttagatttaaaatgagtacttgcacatctccatacgatttttctacaatttatggtgatttttacaaaactgcctatcatttcaaacatcaatctggaccagtctgtgattatggactttttcacacaagtaagaggtcattaaaaatcatgataaaaattatgaacaaactagactcattttccaaactctcaaaagttacagaacttgatttggacattttatgatttttctacaaattttccaataacagttacagaaaatgttattaacagaaaaacgctataaatttcatttcaccttgtaacatgttgagcaaggtatacatcattatgtgattatgtgttgttgcaatatatggCATTTTTGTATTCGTATCTAGATATAcaccagttaacaaatggattcttacctccataagtatggtagatatataaatgatattacaaggctatatccattaaaatacaaacattggtaaactatgacaattaaggcttatgctcactacccaaacaaatatttaataaactataataggtatagtttagggttcttttacataacaaacacattattaaaggtgttacacatacaaaagagttattaccactatgaataattatgataaactataataagtatagttaagccattatacccccacaaacgaacacgctagttataatcagtatagttatggcatatatatattacaaacaaagtgataaactataataggtatagtttatgtttcatctacactacgaacttaattacaagaaaggaattcaccatcaccaccacttttgataagctataatatgcatagttcatgttcactaccactatcactatttgatgaactatgatatgtataggttatattcaccatcaccaccacttttggtaaactataatatgcatagtacatgttcactagtcactgtcactatccgatgaactatgatatgtatagtttatgttcacagtcactattactatttcgtacactacactagggtttggttccggatttaagtccacattcaatttcgcattgttagttttcagctataatttctaagtgtatatgctagagttatatagaaccTAGTcatgattggcttagaattggtggttccgccttatttcctgttcctcgtttggttgtgggcctagggcagacgCATTACATttgacgttttatctaactttaattttatataacttatatacacaaggaaattatagaaggaatctataaGGAATTCTAGGGtgcactatttcataacatagaaacttacatttcacattttgaggaaaagtaccgggttttcatatgaatggcgtacattccaaagtaccgggttcacATAGAATAGTTATTTtggtattaaaactatatttcatctagaattgttagactttaACCATAATcgctgagcgtatatgcttgagtcatataagaatttagtcttgattggcttagaattgatggttcccgcctcatctcctgttcctcgttgggttgtggacctagggcagacccactatattcaacgttttatctaacttaaatcttatataatttatatacgttggacgattataggggaaatctacaggtcattctagggttcattaacgcatcatatagaaatattttgttcatacttaactaagaaaatattggattttctggaaatcaaactctatcgattttacaaggaaaatggtttctacttcaaacaaaattcttatgaactcaccaacttaattgttgacactttttcaaaactacttgtattctcaagaaatcagtgaaacaggaaaacttcagcgctttgaggatgggacgttaaaccgtcaacaatttatttttgtcatcataatgtaattgattttgaaacatgtaaacatatactttggtgtaactttttcaattatatttatgatggttgtatttactttgagcactattatacacgttgttgtgatactgtacatgaagtcctccacccccggacgtttccgccatccttggtttgggggtgtgacaactccatattaaaggagtggacgaattatatggggaaactcattagaaatcgtcgtaaggcctttaaggaaggagcccatgggttgcttagggcttaaacatccaaattagggtttccttgttagataaccctaatagcctcactatttaaagaacccttatgccccaaaaacgtgaacaagacttcttctagggtttccacatgttttgggcagcctccttctcttctcctcttcatcctcttgctcttggtgtttgtgaaccattagaggagtgacatttgtgactctaagctttctaaagtcattacaagaaggatttgagattgttattgctacataacaatcaaggtatgatctaaacccttatttatatgttatattgattatcatatgctagatctagggtttatagtcttggataaattgcatgtacaatagagaaacctagatccaagcattagggtttgtgtgagcacataggatgttcttatggctaaaacccatcattaatGACACGCCCCTTAGAGCGGGCCAAGAACAATAGAACCCACAACAAGGAACCTCCAGCTGAGAATCCCCAGTGATGCCCGACCAGGCCCAGCTTGGTCGTCCCAGCTGCTAGGCGCCCCAACGGAACCCCCAGCTGCCAGGTGCCCTAGCAGGACGACCGCGTGGAAGGCCCATTCCCGCCAAAGGCCGCCTTCCACTATAGTCCAAAGAACGACTCCAGGCGACAAGGATCGCATCTAGAGCATTATCGCCTGGACCAATCGTTGGACCTGACACAACGAGGAACACAACTCACCAATAAGGACAACAAATCTTGTCGGGATCACAGTCCTTGTTCCTCGTACGGACCGAGGAGGATCCTCAGTATAAAAGGACCACCTTTCCGCCTTAAGAGGTAAGCTATCTCTCCTGATTCTTAGCCTCTTCTCTACAATACACTACTAACTTGACTGTTAGAGCATTTTCCTAGGACCTCCTCCTGGAGAACGGCTGGCGACTTTCTCTCTTTGTGACCTCTCAGGTTTCCCTCCAATGAGCACAACTTTCACCCTTAAGGTGGTCGGAACCCAAGTCGCATCAGACTCAAATAAGCATCTCGTAGGTGGAACATCTGTTTCATGAGAATATCAAAAAATTTGGTTTCTTAAGAAATGAAGATGAAAAGTATGTGTATGTTAgatctagtgggagcatagtagCCTTTcttgttctatatgtcgatgacatattactcataggaaacaacatcccaaTGTTGCAAAGTGTCAAAGCTTGGCACAAATGTTGTTAAAATTCAAAATAGTAAAGACAAAAGATTTCTTAATATTTAAAGTCGTAaatcgaaaaaaatataattgaatcaaaaattacaattGACTCGATCTAATCGTAATGTCTTGAAATCAATCAATGATATCGTCTTCAAGAACTTGTGGAAATACATCATTTTAAATACAATTGATTAAACAATCGTTTAAAACTTGATCGTCCATACTATTCTACCACTTATTCTCTCTACACTTGATGTGACAAccagaaaatatatattttatatagttaATATCTATCAGGTATTAAAAACATGGTACATTCCCGTTGTTTGGGGTATAATACCATATACTCATAGAACATGtttacaaatatattttttatgtataaAACATTTTTTTAGTATGCTATAGTATCTCCACCGCACCATATACCTCTGCCACTGATCAGCATGCCATGATGTGAAGGCTTCATTGCCTTGGCAACGTACCTCAACACTAagccttcttcatcttcttcagggTCGGTCCTGAGGATTCAAGTGCCCAGGACGAGTCGAAAAAAATGCCCTTAGGCCCTAAAGTAACGAATTAAATTATATaaactaaagtttttttttttttttaaaaaaaacaacgATAAACTTTATAATAATAAACATAgagaatcatattattttataccTCGACAAGTATAATtcgaaaattcaaaattttaactcCATCAAGGAACAAATTGGGAAGCTAAATCCACGTGCTCGACATTGGTTGGAGCGTTATCTACTTAACATATCTACATTGGTGGGCATCAGATTTGGAGAAGAGATAAAGATGTGATAAGCTTATTGTTACCGACCCTAAAGACTTGGCAACACTTCTTACAATATTTATATCTCGACAAGTATAATATTTAGcttataaaaaattatttaggATTGCCCCCTTTTTTAGATTATATTAGTTAATAAAGAATATCGAGGTAATTTTACTCTACCATTATATTTGTCTCAGTTGCATTTATTTATGTAAAAGAACTACAAAGTGGGCACCACCATGCACCATTCTagcaataaaaaaaaaacttgatcaAACTCATAGTTTGTGAATCTTGGAGCTATATAGTTATCACCCATGGACAACAAAATCAAAATGTATCTCCTGTTCAAGTAATTTCGATTATGTTAAATATACAAGGATTGCCCATTTTTGCTACAAATTGTGATGCCTATGTTTTTCTTTCTCCTTTTTTTATTTGGATTCTATTACACTAAATGGATCATATATTGTAACTTTTGCAAATATATCTACCACTATCACCTTCAACATTTCCATATGAAAGTTTAATAGCATCATGTCTATATCAAGGGTAATTTTGGAACATGAGGTAAGATCTTCTATTTTATCACTTCCACATGGCTTCATGTTACCATCATTTGGTGCTTCAAACAATCAATCCATGGATAATCTGATAGACTAATAATCTGATTTCTGATAAACATTAAACCTAATCTTATAGACTAATAATATGATTTGACAATTTCGATTCAAGGCTTGGAACAAAAAGAAAAGTAGAAATCTTTTACCTGAAAAGCGTTGCACATTGTTGTTGTGTTGCACGCTGCTGAATCGCTGTAAATCACAGAGGTGGTCGATTGGTTGTGCGATTTTGGATATCGACTTCACTTTTGTCTTCTTTTGGTGCATGGCTGACGAACGATGATTGTTGAACCTTCCAGTTACTAATTGGGCCAActtgtatataatatataaaaaaaattaaaagttttgggTTCCACAAAAAGTGGGCCCTATGCAATTGTCGTGCTTGCCCTTGTTTAAAGCCATGTGTGATCTTCTTCAATATACAAGGCAATTTGCATAGAATACAACATAACTTTGGGATGATGAAGTGATTGGTATTTTCTACGGTAAATGGTGTAGAAATGATGTTAATATTATGTTAAGTGGTGTATAAATGATGTTAATATAACGCTGAAGAATCGAACTTCTTATGTTATGGTGACATGGAGACACACCATAACCTTACAATAATACCAAAGCAAAGAGAAATAAAAAATATGCTCTTGCCTTTTCTTTCTATTTATTTTCATACTCATGTGAAATTAAGATAAATGTcctattttaataaaattaataatattttaaaacaattatatttttttcatatGGATAGAAAGATAAATAGGAAATATATAAATTCTCCAATGCAAATTATTAAAATACATTCTTTGGACATGTTTCCTAGGTgtttaaaattcaaaattcttCTCGAGCAAAAATCAAAAGACAGAAATTGTCGCAAAATGTGACCTCTTTCCACATCATTTGAACTTTGGGTGTCGAAttgtaaaattaaaaaattttggACGCTAATACGGTATTGAATCGTCAAAAATTGCCCAAACGCAGTGATGATGAACACATCGTCGTCTCCCCCAAAACCTCCCTTAAATCCTTCTGAAATCACTGAAACACTAACCAAAATCCTCGCCACGAACACTCCTTCCACCTCTCTCACTTCTTCAATTTCCGAATTCATCCCATATTTGACCCCTGGAATCATCCACACAATCATCTCCTCCAAAACCCTTAAATCAAACCCCCAGGCTCTCTTAAATTTCTTCAAAATCTCCCAAACTCACGCTCCTAATTTCGTCAATGGCTCCCCCACCACTCTTCCGTCGTTATTCGTGGTGCTCCAAACGCTATTTGCTCACAACAAATGGTCCGATGCCAAAGCTCTCCTTCTTAGCTTCATCGGCGCCGACACGCGGCATCGTCTCCTCCGGTCCATCCTTCACCCCACGCGGGACATCCCTCGTCACTCCAAAGCACTTTACGACACAGCTATTGGTGCTTATGTCAAGATGGGATACCCTCAGTTGGCCATGATTGTGTTTAGGAGGATGAAAAGACTCAGGATTTGCCCTAAACTCATTACCTGCAACACATTGCTTAATTCTCTGGTAAAACACTCATCCTCCCGTTCCATTTTGTATTCCAGAGAAGTAATTAACGATGCCATCCTACTTGGTGTCGTTCCCAATGTGAATATGTTCAATATCATGATCAATGGCTATTGTTTAGAGAACAAATTTGGCGATGCCAAGGATTTGATGAAAAAAATGAGAGAATCTAACTGTCTACCTGACAATGTAACCTATAACACTTTGTTGAATGCTTTATGCAAGAAGGGCAGATTAAACGAAGTTAGGGAATTGCTTCTAGATATGAAGAATCAAGGTTTATTTCCAAATCGCAACACTTATAACACTTTAGTTCATGGATATTGTCAGAGGAAAGGGTGTCTGACAGAAGCTACTCATATCTTCGATCTCATGACACAAAACAACTTCTTGCCTGATCTTTGGACTTACAACACATTAGTTAGTGGACTTTGTGATGAGGAAAAGATTGAAGAAGCCATTAAACTTATTAACAAGATGGAGAATTTGAAATTATTCCCCGATATCATTACTTACAATACATTGATAGATGGTTGCTTTAAGTGTAAGAAAAGTTCCGAAGCAATCAAGTTTCTTGATTTGATGAGTGAAAGAGGAATAAAAAGGAACGAGGTAACTTACAATATACTTATAAAATGGTATTGTAGAGAAGGTGATATGGATAAAGTTCTTGAAACAATAAACGATATGGAAGCAAGTGGATTTTCTCCAGATAGTGTAACATATAACACTTTGATTAAAGGTCATTCCAAAGTTGGTAATCTAAAAGAAGCATTAAAGATCATGAAAGAAATGAGTGGGAGACGTTTAAAAATGGACACTTTTACCCTCAATACCATTCTCCATGCCTTGTGTCTAGAGAATAAGCTAGACGAGGCATATGAGTTTCTTAAAGATGCTAAAAAGCAAGGTTATATAATCGATGAAGTAAGCTATGGAACTTTAATGATGGGGTACTTCaagaatgaaaattttgaaaagggTATGAATCTTTGGGATGAAATGAAGGATAAAGAGATTGTTCCTAGTGTAATTACATATAACACTGTTATATTTGGGCTATGCAAATCGGGAAAAATGGAAAAAGCAATATCCAAGTTAAATGAGCTTCTTGAAAACGGTTTATCTCCCGATGAAAAGACATATAATACAATTATTCTTGGGTATTGTTGGGAGGGGGATGTTGAGAAGGCGATTCagttccataatgacatggttaaGAACAAGTTTAAGCCAGATGTTTATACATGTAACATTCTTTTACATGGGCTTTGTAGTAAAGGGTTAGTGGAAAAAGCTTTTACTCTTTTCAATACATGGGTTTCAAATGGAAAAACAGTGGATTTAGTAACTTATAACACGTTAGTGTCATGTTTGTGTAAAGAGGGGAGATTTGAAGATGTCAAAGAGCTTGTTCTTGAAATGAAGGAAAAGAATCTTGGCCCTGATAGGTATACATATAATGCTGTTCTTGGTGTGGTTAATGATGGTGGGAAGAATGAGGAGGTGGAGGATTTGATGGAAAAGATGATTGAGTGGGGGCGATTTGATGATTTGGACTCTAGTGGGGGTGTGGAGGAATTAGATGAAAGTTCAGGGGGGTATTCGGAAAATATCGATAGGCTTTGTAGTGAAGGAAAGTATCGGGATGCAATGTGTGTTTTTGGTGAAGTGTTGGAGAAAGGTGTGGCTTTGAAGAAGTCGACTTGTATTAATTTGATGTGTGCACTTGTGAAGAGAGAAATCAGGTCAACTGTCGTTTGATTGtagtaaaaaaaaaagtcaaacaaGGTATATTTGTAGTGTAATTACATGTCATTTTTTATCAAGTCCATGCAACTCAGTTTTACAAATTTGTTATTTATcttattttgtgttttgtttcCTGGTTGCATTGCAGAATTTTTGCATCAGAGGATCCAAGGAATGGTGTATGGATTACTTCGGAATCATTGATTCCAGTTGAATAGTCAACCGTTGAACATGAAGGTACCTTTTTCTATTTGAATCATGCGTTTTTAATTTTTATGGGTTGAGATAGCCTATGTAAGAATAGATAGGTTGCCCTTTTTAGGGAGAAGGGGGTTGAATGGTAAATAATGCAAGAAAATTTCATTATATCAGAATTGGAACCATTAAAAatgtgaaatgacaaaaataaaatGCCAAAAACTTAAGAATTTACTTGTAGTTTCATTCGGAGGGATGCAGTGGGTATAGGAAATAGAAtgttgtttttattattaaattttgtaatttttatttaacattttgtaACTTGTTATTGTATGTGGAATAGAGTCGGACTAGCAGTCCCCATTGCCAGATTCTTATGGGACTGGATTCTGTTATTGTTATTgctgtataattttttttttatcggAAAGTAGTCTAGAAAAGTTTTGTGAACAAGAAATTATTAAAAGCTAATTCAAATAAATATCTTTAAATGTATTTGGAAAAGCTTtgtgaacaaaaaaaataatacagGGCAAAGGGGTAAAAAGGGTGAGGACCCAAAATTAGTACAAGTGAGATTAAAAAATGAATATATACCTGAAAGGACAAAAATGCCTCCGTCTTATAAAGAGAAAGACTTAACGGTTGTTTTGGATGGCAGTGGAGGGACCAATTCTACACAAAAGTTACGATTTTAGACCATCCCTGCGCGAGAAAAAAAATGGGCCGAACCTGCACGTTTtggtaaaccacagggaccaattttgTAATTTACTTTTTCAAATTGTTTGAGAATTGAGCATGGACCTGGTTGGGTCGGTTATGTTGTAAAACTGAACCCAACCCATGTATTTCGGTTTCTAGGTTTTAGGACCCGTCAGGTTTAGTTTTTGGTCGtttttgggtttaacccatggattgatgggttttggtttaAACCTGTGGGTTTTGGGTTGTAACCTATTTTCAGCAAATCTTTATAACttaaaaaataatacaaatttaACAACCTAGATTAAAGAAACTAAAAAAACCAATTTTCACACTGACACAACATCAAAAGTATGTTGCTAAAAGTTTACAACAACCAAGTTTAAGAACAACAAAGGGGGTGTTTGTTTTATCTTTTAGGAAAAGATAAAAAGCTAAAAGATAAAAGCAACAATCTTGTAAAAGCTACTTTTGTATATaaggaaaatgaactttttggaaaagttaggtAAACCTaattttttgtaacttttcttAAAAGGATTtttgtcttctcaaaagctaagccaaacactcCCAAAGTTTAACAagtttttagaaacaaaacaaGTAGCAAATAACCGGGTAGTAATCTCGGTTTCACTAAAACAACACACAAAATATATATTTCGTATAATTTAGTATCAAAATCCACCTCCTGTCGCATTTGACATATATTACCCTTTGAAAAACATGTAATAATATCGTGTTGGGTCGGTCTCAAACCCAATAGGTTGGGTCGGTTTGACGTActaaaaccgaacccaaacctatttttcggtttttaaaaatttaaacccATCggctttggtttttttttttttttgattctaGGTTTTGCCAACCAAATAAGTGGCGATTCAATAACGTTTTGTCATTTAGGTTGTGGAAGATT encodes:
- the LOC111895246 gene encoding pentatricopeptide repeat-containing protein At2g16880: MMNTSSSPPKPPLNPSEITETLTKILATNTPSTSLTSSISEFIPYLTPGIIHTIISSKTLKSNPQALLNFFKISQTHAPNFVNGSPTTLPSLFVVLQTLFAHNKWSDAKALLLSFIGADTRHRLLRSILHPTRDIPRHSKALYDTAIGAYVKMGYPQLAMIVFRRMKRLRICPKLITCNTLLNSLVKHSSSRSILYSREVINDAILLGVVPNVNMFNIMINGYCLENKFGDAKDLMKKMRESNCLPDNVTYNTLLNALCKKGRLNEVRELLLDMKNQGLFPNRNTYNTLVHGYCQRKGCLTEATHIFDLMTQNNFLPDLWTYNTLVSGLCDEEKIEEAIKLINKMENLKLFPDIITYNTLIDGCFKCKKSSEAIKFLDLMSERGIKRNEVTYNILIKWYCREGDMDKVLETINDMEASGFSPDSVTYNTLIKGHSKVGNLKEALKIMKEMSGRRLKMDTFTLNTILHALCLENKLDEAYEFLKDAKKQGYIIDEVSYGTLMMGYFKNENFEKGMNLWDEMKDKEIVPSVITYNTVIFGLCKSGKMEKAISKLNELLENGLSPDEKTYNTIILGYCWEGDVEKAIQFHNDMVKNKFKPDVYTCNILLHGLCSKGLVEKAFTLFNTWVSNGKTVDLVTYNTLVSCLCKEGRFEDVKELVLEMKEKNLGPDRYTYNAVLGVVNDGGKNEEVEDLMEKMIEWGRFDDLDSSGGVEELDESSGGYSENIDRLCSEGKYRDAMCVFGEVLEKGVALKKSTCINLMCALVKREIRSTVV